A genomic window from Anthonomus grandis grandis chromosome 4, icAntGran1.3, whole genome shotgun sequence includes:
- the LOC126734902 gene encoding histidine-rich glycoprotein-like, giving the protein MNSFAVFTFVACLAVANAGWFHHEPSAKIIQGPSSKTTLVGPEGSVISAVAPGGQIVHEEHPGVIAHAAPVHSHIIAHAAPVVAHHAPVLAHHVPIVAHHAHHVPTTVVAHDTGVHGHENAIISGPSGTVARGHGVHGAVVAPVVAHHAAVVAPVVVAHDGYHHDHEGQYVHDHSESLYDDGSYKPHYYH; this is encoded by the exons ATGAACTCCTTT gctgTCTTTACGTTTGTCGCCTGTTTGGCCGTCGCTAACGCCGGTTGGTTCCACCACGAACCCTCAGCCAAAATCATCCAAGGCCCCAGCTCCAAGACCACCCTGGTCGGACCCGAAGGCAGCGTGATCTCCGCAGTAGCACCAGGAGGACAAATCGTGCACGAAGAGCATCCAGGAGTCATCGCTCATGCCGCCCCAGTGCACTCTCACATCATCGCTCATGCCGCCCCAGTAGTCGCCCATCATGCTCCAGTTCTTGCCCATCATGTACCAATTGTAGCCCACCATGCTCACCACGTCCCAACCACCGTCGTTGCTCATGACACCGGTGTACATGGACATGAAAACGCCATCATTTCTGGACCATCTGGAACTGTAGCTCGCGGTCATGGTGTACATGGTGCTGTAGTAGCTCCAGTTGTAGCTCATCATGCTGCTGTTGTTGCCCCAGTAGTTGTCGCTCATGACGGTTACCACCATGATCATGAGGGTCAATACGTACATGACCACAGTGAGTCTCTTTATGATGATGGTTCTTACAAACCCCATTACTATCATTAA